In Vanessa cardui chromosome 28, ilVanCard2.1, whole genome shotgun sequence, one genomic interval encodes:
- the LOC124541719 gene encoding uncharacterized protein LOC124541719: protein MLVKDASVQVGISGALFSGFIFFISAMGLYGALTGSQFLLFMYGTLVILLMLLECALIYYFSSNITEKGLEQDGFISDSLRIQFRCCDQNNTTPATVPWSCCDVIHSGNCTTDNIYKNDCRTEFILWLNKYQTVIYATVAVVHILLSSCSLLRRSSSSRSDT from the exons ATGCTCGTGAAGGATGCATCAGTTCAAGTTGGCATATCTGGTGCCCTGTTCAGCGGGTTCATTTTCTTCATATCAGCCATGGGTCTCTATGGGGCACTTACTGGATCTCAATTCCTGCTGTTTATG TACGGAACACTGGTGATACTGTTGATGCTTCTGGAGTGCGCCCTTATTTACTACTTTTCGTCTAATATAACTGAG AAAGGTCTGGAACAAGACGGGTTCATAAGTGACTCACTGCGCATCCAGTTTCGATGCTGCGATCAGAATAACAC AACCCCTGCCACGGTACCCTGGTCATGCTGTGACGTCATTCACTCAGGCAACTGTACCACAGATAACATCTAcaaaaat GATTGCAGGACAGAATTTATCTTATGGTTGAATAAATACCAAACCGTTATATACGCGACTGTGGCGGTAGTTCACATCCTATTGTCGTCCTGCTCACTCTTACGTCGGTCGAGCTCCTCTCGCTCTGACACATAG